In Pseudomonas lalkuanensis, the following are encoded in one genomic region:
- the fusA gene encoding elongation factor G produces MARTTPINRYRNIGICAHVDAGKTTTTERILFYTGLSHKMGEVHDGAATTDWMVQEQERGITITSAAVTTFWQGSRGQYDKYRVNVIDTPGHVDFTIEVERSLRVLDGAVVVFCGTSGVEPQSETVWRQANKYGVPRVVYVNKMDRAGADFLRVVGQIKNRLGHTPVPVQLAIGAEDDFQGQIDLIKMKAIYWNEDDKGTTYREEEIPAELQDLAEEWRNNMVEAAAEANEELMNKYLEEGELTAEEIKAGLRARTLASEIVPAVCGSSFKNKGVPLVLDAVIDFLPAPTEIPPIQGVHPDSTDDNEIQDERRADDAEPFSALAFKIATDPFVGTLTFARVYSGVLTSGDSVLNSVKGKKERVGRMVQMHANQREEIKECRAGDIAALIGMKDVTTGDTLCDIEKPIVLERMDFPEPVISVAVEPKTKADQEKMGIALGKLAQEDPSFRVKTDEESGQTIISGMGELHLDIIVDRMKREFGVEANIGKPQVSYRETISKDNVEIEGKFVRQSGGRGQFGHCWIRFSAADVDEKGNIAEGLVFTNEVVGGVVPKEYIPAIQKGIEEQMKNGVVAGYPLIGLKATVFDGSYHDVDSNEMAFKIAASMATKQLAQKGGGKVLEPIMKVEVVTPEDYMGDVMGDLNRRRGLIQGMEDSVSGKVIRAEVPLGEMFGYATDVRSMSQGRASYSMEFSKYAEAPSNIVEALVKKQG; encoded by the coding sequence GTGGCTCGTACAACCCCTATCAACCGCTACCGTAACATCGGTATCTGCGCCCACGTAGATGCCGGTAAGACCACCACTACGGAGCGGATCCTGTTCTACACAGGTCTCAGCCACAAAATGGGTGAGGTGCACGACGGCGCCGCCACTACCGACTGGATGGTGCAGGAGCAGGAGCGCGGTATCACCATTACCTCCGCTGCTGTAACCACCTTCTGGCAGGGTTCTCGTGGCCAGTACGACAAGTACCGCGTCAACGTGATCGATACCCCCGGCCACGTGGACTTCACCATTGAAGTAGAGCGCTCGCTGCGCGTACTCGATGGCGCTGTCGTTGTGTTCTGCGGTACTTCCGGCGTTGAGCCTCAGTCCGAAACCGTATGGCGTCAGGCCAACAAGTACGGTGTGCCGCGCGTCGTGTACGTCAACAAGATGGACCGTGCCGGTGCCGACTTCCTGCGCGTAGTTGGTCAGATCAAGAACCGCCTGGGTCACACCCCGGTTCCGGTTCAGCTGGCGATCGGTGCTGAAGACGACTTCCAGGGCCAGATCGACCTCATCAAGATGAAGGCGATCTACTGGAACGAAGACGACAAGGGTACTACCTACCGTGAGGAGGAGATCCCTGCCGAGCTTCAGGACCTGGCCGAAGAGTGGCGCAACAACATGGTTGAAGCTGCCGCCGAAGCCAACGAAGAGCTGATGAACAAATACCTGGAAGAGGGTGAGCTGACTGCCGAGGAAATCAAGGCCGGTCTGCGTGCTCGTACTCTCGCCAGCGAGATCGTTCCGGCTGTTTGCGGTTCTTCCTTCAAGAACAAGGGCGTGCCCCTGGTTCTCGATGCCGTGATCGACTTCCTGCCGGCTCCGACCGAGATCCCGCCGATTCAGGGTGTCCATCCGGACAGCACTGACGACAACGAGATCCAGGACGAGCGCCGCGCCGACGACGCAGAGCCCTTCTCGGCTCTGGCGTTCAAGATCGCGACCGACCCCTTCGTGGGCACCCTTACCTTCGCTCGCGTTTACTCCGGCGTCCTGACCTCCGGTGACTCCGTTCTGAACTCGGTGAAGGGCAAGAAAGAGCGCGTTGGTCGGATGGTGCAGATGCACGCCAACCAGCGTGAAGAGATCAAGGAATGCCGCGCTGGTGACATCGCTGCTCTGATTGGCATGAAGGACGTCACCACTGGTGACACCCTGTGCGACATCGAGAAGCCGATCGTTCTCGAGCGCATGGACTTCCCGGAGCCGGTGATCTCGGTTGCCGTAGAGCCGAAGACCAAGGCTGACCAGGAGAAGATGGGCATCGCCCTCGGCAAGCTGGCTCAGGAAGACCCGTCCTTCCGCGTGAAGACTGACGAAGAATCCGGCCAGACCATCATCTCCGGTATGGGTGAGCTGCACCTGGACATCATCGTCGACCGCATGAAGCGCGAATTCGGCGTTGAGGCCAACATCGGTAAGCCGCAGGTGTCCTACCGCGAAACCATCTCCAAGGACAATGTCGAGATCGAAGGCAAGTTCGTTCGTCAGTCCGGTGGTCGTGGTCAGTTCGGTCACTGCTGGATCCGCTTCTCCGCCGCTGATGTGGATGAGAAGGGCAACATTGCCGAAGGTCTGGTGTTCACCAACGAAGTCGTGGGTGGTGTGGTTCCGAAGGAATACATCCCGGCAATCCAGAAGGGTATCGAAGAGCAGATGAAGAACGGCGTTGTTGCCGGTTATCCGCTCATCGGCCTGAAGGCTACCGTGTTTGACGGCTCCTACCACGACGTCGACTCCAACGAGATGGCGTTCAAGATCGCTGCCTCCATGGCGACCAAGCAGCTGGCCCAGAAGGGCGGTGGTAAGGTGCTTGAGCCGATCATGAAGGTAGAGGTAGTGACCCCCGAGGACTACATGGGTGACGTGATGGGTGACCTGAACCGTCGTCGTGGTCTGATTCAGGGGATGGAAGACTCGGTTTCCGGTAAGGTTATCCGTGCCGAGGTTCCGCTGGGCGAGATGTTCGGTTACGCAACCGACGTGCGTTCCATGTCCCAGGGTCGCGCGAGCTACTCCATGGAATTCTCCAAATACGCCGAAGCTCCGTCGAACATCGTCGAAGCACTGGTTAAAAAACAAGGTTGA
- the tuf gene encoding elongation factor Tu, with translation MAKEKFERNKPHVNVGTIGHVDHGKTTLTAALTKVCSETWGGSARAFDQIDNAPEEKARGITINTSHVEYDSAIRHYAHVDCPGHADYVKNMITGAAQMDGAILVCSAADGPMPQTREHILLSRQVGVPYIVVFLNKADMVDDAELLELVEMEVRDLLNTYDFPGDDTPIVVGSALMALEGKDDNEIGVSAVRKLVETLDSYIPEPVRAIDQPFLMPIEDVFSISGRGTVVTGRVERGIVKVGEEIEIVGIRPTTKTTCTGVEMFRKLLDEGRAGENVGALLRGTKRDDVERGQVLAKPGTIKPHTKFECEVYVLSKEEGGRHTPFFKGYRPQFYFRTTDVTGNCELPEGVEMVMPGDNIKMVVTLIAPIAMEDGLRFAIREGGRTVGAGVVAKIIE, from the coding sequence GTGGCTAAGGAAAAATTCGAACGTAACAAACCGCACGTCAACGTTGGCACCATCGGTCACGTTGACCATGGCAAGACCACTCTGACTGCTGCTCTGACCAAGGTCTGCTCCGAGACCTGGGGTGGTTCGGCTCGCGCTTTCGACCAGATCGACAACGCTCCGGAAGAGAAGGCTCGCGGTATCACCATCAACACCTCCCACGTTGAGTACGATTCCGCCATTCGTCACTACGCTCACGTTGACTGCCCCGGTCACGCTGACTACGTGAAGAACATGATCACCGGTGCTGCCCAGATGGACGGCGCGATCCTGGTTTGCTCCGCTGCTGACGGCCCCATGCCGCAGACCCGCGAGCACATCCTGCTGTCCCGCCAGGTAGGTGTTCCTTACATCGTCGTGTTCCTGAACAAGGCCGACATGGTTGACGACGCCGAGCTGCTGGAACTGGTCGAAATGGAAGTTCGCGACCTGCTGAACACCTACGACTTCCCGGGCGACGACACTCCGATTGTGGTCGGTTCCGCTCTGATGGCGCTGGAAGGCAAGGACGACAACGAAATCGGCGTTTCCGCCGTTCGTAAGTTGGTAGAGACCCTGGACTCCTACATTCCGGAGCCGGTGCGTGCCATCGACCAGCCGTTCCTGATGCCGATCGAAGACGTGTTCTCCATCTCCGGCCGCGGTACTGTGGTAACCGGTCGTGTTGAGCGCGGCATCGTCAAGGTGGGCGAGGAAATCGAAATCGTCGGTATCCGTCCGACCACCAAGACCACCTGCACCGGTGTGGAAATGTTCCGCAAGCTGCTCGACGAAGGTCGTGCTGGTGAGAACGTTGGCGCCCTGCTGCGCGGCACCAAGCGTGACGACGTAGAGCGTGGTCAGGTCCTGGCCAAGCCGGGCACCATCAAGCCGCACACCAAGTTCGAGTGCGAAGTGTACGTCCTGTCCAAGGAAGAAGGTGGTCGTCACACCCCGTTCTTCAAGGGCTACCGTCCGCAGTTCTACTTCCGTACCACTGACGTGACCGGTAACTGCGAGCTGCCGGAAGGCGTAGAGATGGTAATGCCGGGCGACAACATCAAGATGGTTGTCACCCTGATCGCTCCGATCGCCATGGAAGACGGCCTGCGCTTCGCGATTCGCGAAGGCGGTCGTACCGTTGGTGCCGGCGTGGTTGCCAAGATCATCGAGTAA
- the rpsJ gene encoding 30S ribosomal protein S10 has product MQNQQIRIRLKAFDHRLIDQSTQEIVETAKRTGAQVRGPIPLPTRKERYTVLISPHVNKDARDQYEIRTHKRVLDIVQPTDKTVDALMKLDLAAGVEVQISLG; this is encoded by the coding sequence ATGCAAAACCAACAAATCCGTATTCGGTTGAAGGCTTTTGACCATCGCCTGATCGATCAATCCACCCAGGAAATCGTGGAAACCGCGAAACGTACTGGTGCTCAGGTGCGTGGTCCTATTCCTCTGCCTACTCGCAAAGAGCGGTACACCGTTCTGATCTCCCCGCACGTCAACAAAGACGCGCGCGATCAGTACGAAATTCGTACCCACAAGCGTGTTCTGGACATCGTCCAGCCGACGGATAAAACCGTCGATGCGCTGATGAAGCTCGACCTTGCGGCAGGCGTGGAAGTGCAGATCAGCCTCGGCTAA
- the rplC gene encoding 50S ribosomal protein L3 produces MTIGVVGRKCGMTRIFTEEGVSIPVTVIEIEPNRVTQFKTEESDGYRAVQVTVGERRASRVTKAQAGHFAKANVAAGRGVWEFRLEEGEYQAGDQVTAELFQAGQLVDVTGQSKGKGYAGTIKRWNFRGQDNTHGNSVSHRAPGSIGQCQTPGRVFKGKKMSGHLGAERVTVQSLEVVRVDAERNLLLVKGAVPGATGGDVVVRPAAKARG; encoded by the coding sequence ATGACTATTGGTGTAGTCGGTCGTAAGTGCGGCATGACCCGCATTTTCACCGAAGAAGGTGTCTCCATTCCGGTTACGGTCATTGAGATCGAGCCGAATCGCGTGACCCAGTTCAAAACCGAAGAAAGCGATGGCTATCGCGCCGTGCAGGTAACTGTCGGTGAGCGTCGCGCCTCTCGCGTGACCAAGGCGCAAGCCGGTCACTTCGCCAAGGCTAACGTGGCTGCTGGTCGCGGTGTCTGGGAATTCCGCCTTGAAGAAGGTGAGTACCAGGCCGGTGATCAGGTTACTGCGGAGCTGTTCCAGGCTGGTCAACTGGTAGATGTTACCGGTCAGTCCAAGGGTAAAGGCTATGCCGGTACCATCAAGCGCTGGAACTTCCGTGGTCAGGACAACACCCACGGTAACTCCGTTTCCCACCGCGCCCCGGGTTCTATTGGCCAGTGCCAGACTCCTGGTCGTGTCTTCAAGGGCAAGAAAATGTCCGGTCACCTCGGTGCCGAGCGTGTGACTGTTCAGTCCCTGGAAGTTGTGCGTGTCGATGCAGAACGCAATCTGCTGCTGGTCAAAGGTGCCGTTCCTGGCGCTACCGGCGGTGATGTGGTTGTGCGTCCGGCAGCCAAGGCTCGCGGTTAA
- the rplD gene encoding 50S ribosomal protein L4 encodes MQLNVNGAQAIEVSERTFGGEFNETLVHQAVVAYMAGGRQGTRAQKTRSEVSGGGKKPWRQKGTGRARAGTIRSPIWRSGGTTFAAKPQDHSQKLNKKMYRAALRSILSELVRQDRLVVVEDFAVEAPKTKALLGKLNGLGLTDVLIVSEGVDQNLYLAARNLPHVDVRDVQGSDPVSLIAYDKVLITVSAVKKFEELLA; translated from the coding sequence ATGCAACTGAATGTAAATGGCGCTCAGGCTATCGAAGTCTCCGAGCGTACTTTTGGCGGTGAGTTCAACGAGACCCTGGTTCACCAGGCTGTTGTTGCCTACATGGCCGGTGGCCGTCAGGGCACTCGCGCGCAGAAGACCCGTTCCGAAGTTTCCGGTGGTGGCAAGAAGCCGTGGCGTCAGAAGGGCACTGGTCGTGCTCGTGCTGGCACCATTCGCAGCCCCATCTGGCGCTCCGGTGGTACCACCTTCGCTGCCAAGCCACAGGATCACTCCCAGAAGCTCAACAAGAAGATGTACCGCGCTGCTCTGCGCTCCATCCTCTCCGAGCTGGTTCGTCAGGATCGTCTGGTAGTGGTTGAGGACTTCGCCGTTGAAGCCCCGAAAACCAAGGCTCTGCTGGGCAAGCTGAATGGCCTGGGTCTGACCGACGTGCTGATCGTTTCCGAAGGCGTTGATCAGAACCTGTACCTCGCTGCTCGCAACCTGCCGCACGTTGATGTTCGTGACGTTCAGGGTTCCGACCCGGTCAGCCTGATCGCCTACGACAAGGTGCTGATCACCGTGTCCGCCGTGAAGAAATTCGAGGAGCTGCTGGCATGA
- the rplW gene encoding 50S ribosomal protein L23 has protein sequence MNQERVFKVLVGPHISEKATMLADGKSQFVFKVATDATKLEIKKAVESLFSVKVARVTTLNVKGKTKRTVRGLGKRNDWKKAYIALQPGQDLDFASSAE, from the coding sequence ATGAACCAGGAACGCGTATTCAAGGTGCTGGTTGGCCCGCACATCTCCGAGAAGGCCACCATGCTGGCCGACGGCAAGAGCCAATTCGTCTTCAAGGTTGCCACCGATGCAACCAAGCTGGAAATCAAGAAGGCCGTTGAAAGCCTGTTCAGCGTGAAAGTCGCTCGCGTCACCACCCTCAATGTGAAGGGCAAGACCAAGCGTACCGTTCGCGGCCTGGGCAAGCGTAACGACTGGAAAAAGGCGTACATCGCTCTCCAGCCGGGCCAAGATCTCGATTTCGCCAGCAGCGCTGAGTAA
- the rplB gene encoding 50S ribosomal protein L2: MAIVKCKPTSAGRRFVVKVVNQELHKGAPYAPLVEKKSKSGGRNNNGRITTRHIGGGHKQHYRLVDFRRNKDGIPATVERIEYDPNRTAHIALLKYADGERRYIIAPKGVSAGDQLISGVNAPIKAGNTLPLRNIPVGSTVHGIELKPGKGAQIARSAGASVQLVAREGAYVTLRLRSGEMRKVLAECRATLGEVSNSEHSLRSLGKAGAKRWRGVRPTVRGVAMNPVDHPHGGGEGRTSGGRHPVSPWGFPTKGAKTRANKRTDNMIVRRRK, translated from the coding sequence ATGGCAATCGTTAAGTGCAAACCGACTTCCGCTGGCCGCCGTTTCGTGGTCAAGGTCGTCAACCAGGAGCTGCACAAAGGCGCTCCTTACGCCCCGCTGGTCGAGAAGAAATCGAAGAGCGGTGGTCGTAACAACAACGGCCGCATCACCACTCGCCACATCGGCGGTGGTCACAAGCAGCACTACCGTCTGGTCGACTTCCGTCGCAACAAGGATGGCATCCCTGCCACCGTAGAGCGCATCGAATACGATCCGAACCGTACTGCTCACATCGCTCTGCTGAAGTACGCTGATGGCGAGCGTCGCTACATCATCGCGCCGAAAGGCGTGAGCGCTGGCGACCAGCTGATCTCCGGCGTAAACGCACCGATCAAGGCCGGTAATACCCTGCCGCTGCGCAACATTCCGGTTGGTAGCACTGTTCATGGTATCGAGCTGAAGCCCGGCAAAGGCGCGCAAATCGCCCGTTCCGCTGGTGCCTCCGTTCAGCTGGTTGCCCGTGAAGGTGCCTACGTAACCCTGCGTCTGCGCTCCGGCGAGATGCGCAAAGTCCTGGCTGAGTGCCGTGCGACCCTGGGCGAAGTCTCGAACTCCGAGCACAGCCTGCGTTCGCTGGGTAAAGCTGGTGCCAAGCGCTGGCGTGGTGTTCGCCCGACCGTTCGCGGCGTGGCGATGAACCCGGTAGACCACCCGCATGGTGGTGGTGAAGGTCGTACCTCTGGTGGCCGTCATCCGGTGTCTCCGTGGGGCTTCCCGACCAAGGGTGCGAAGACCCGCGCGAACAAGCGCACCGACAACATGATCGTCCGTCGCCGTAAATAA
- the rpsS gene encoding 30S ribosomal protein S19, with product MPRSLKKGPFIDLHLLKKIEVAVEKNDRKPVKTWSRRSIVLPQMVGLTIAVHNGRQHVPVLVNEDMVGHKLGEFAATRTYRGHAADKKAKR from the coding sequence GTGCCGCGTTCTCTGAAAAAAGGTCCTTTTATCGATCTTCACCTACTGAAGAAGATCGAAGTGGCGGTGGAAAAGAACGATCGCAAGCCGGTGAAAACCTGGTCGCGTCGCTCCATCGTACTGCCGCAGATGGTTGGTCTGACCATCGCTGTTCATAACGGTCGTCAACACGTCCCGGTCCTCGTGAACGAAGACATGGTCGGCCACAAACTCGGCGAGTTCGCTGCTACCCGCACCTATCGCGGTCATGCTGCGGACAAGAAAGCCAAGCGTTAA
- the rplV gene encoding 50S ribosomal protein L22, giving the protein MEVAAKLSGARISAQKARLVADQIRGKKVGEALNLLTFSSKKAAEIMKKVLESAVANAEHNEGADVDDLKVSTVFVNEGRSLKRIMPRAKGRADRIVKRSCHITVKVADK; this is encoded by the coding sequence ATGGAAGTAGCCGCTAAGCTGTCGGGCGCTCGAATCTCCGCCCAGAAAGCCCGCTTGGTCGCCGACCAGATCCGCGGGAAGAAGGTGGGCGAAGCGCTCAACCTGCTGACTTTCAGCAGCAAGAAAGCCGCTGAAATCATGAAGAAAGTGCTGGAGTCGGCCGTAGCCAACGCCGAGCACAACGAAGGCGCCGATGTGGATGACCTGAAGGTCTCCACCGTCTTCGTCAACGAAGGACGTTCGCTGAAGCGCATCATGCCGCGCGCCAAGGGCCGTGCTGATCGCATCGTCAAGCGGTCTTGCCATATCACTGTCAAGGTTGCGGACAAGTAA
- the rpsC gene encoding 30S ribosomal protein S3, whose product MGQKVHPTGIRLGIVKEHTSVWYADKRTYADYLFADLKVREYLQDKLKSASVSRIDIHRPAQTARITIHTARPGIVIGKKGEDVEKLRQDLTKQMGVPVHINIEEIRKPELDGMLVAQSVAQQLERRVMFRRAMKRAVQNAMRIGAKGIKIQVSGRLGGAEIARTEWYREGRVPLHTLRADIDYATYEAHTTYGVIGVKVWIFKGEVIGGRQEELKPVAPAPRKKAAK is encoded by the coding sequence ATGGGTCAGAAAGTACATCCCACTGGCATTCGCCTGGGTATCGTCAAGGAGCACACCTCCGTTTGGTACGCCGATAAGCGCACTTATGCCGATTATCTGTTTGCCGACCTGAAGGTGCGTGAGTACCTCCAAGACAAACTAAAAAGCGCGTCCGTAAGCCGTATCGATATTCATCGTCCGGCTCAAACCGCACGCATCACCATCCACACCGCTCGTCCCGGCATCGTGATCGGCAAGAAAGGTGAAGATGTTGAGAAGCTGCGTCAGGACCTGACCAAGCAAATGGGTGTGCCGGTGCACATCAATATCGAAGAGATCCGTAAGCCGGAGCTCGACGGTATGCTGGTTGCGCAGAGCGTAGCTCAGCAGCTGGAGCGTCGTGTGATGTTCCGTCGCGCCATGAAGCGCGCTGTACAGAACGCCATGCGCATTGGTGCCAAGGGCATCAAGATCCAGGTTAGTGGTCGTCTCGGTGGTGCTGAAATCGCCCGTACCGAGTGGTATCGCGAAGGTCGTGTGCCCCTGCACACCCTGCGTGCCGACATCGACTACGCAACCTATGAAGCGCACACCACTTACGGTGTGATCGGTGTGAAGGTTTGGATCTTCAAGGGTGAGGTCATTGGTGGCCGCCAGGAAGAGCTGAAGCCGGTAGCGCCCGCTCCTCGTAAAAAAGCTGCTAAGTAA
- the rplP gene encoding 50S ribosomal protein L16 produces the protein MLQPKRTKFRKQMTGHNRGLAQRGSKVSFGEFALKATGRGRLTARQIEAARRALTRHVKRGGKIWIRVFPDKPVTKKPLEVRMGKGKGGVEYWVAQIQPGKVLYEIEGVSEELAREAFALAAAKLPLATSFVKRTVM, from the coding sequence ATGCTGCAACCAAAGCGTACGAAGTTCCGCAAGCAGATGACCGGCCACAACCGTGGTCTGGCTCAGCGCGGTAGCAAGGTCAGCTTCGGCGAGTTCGCGCTGAAGGCTACTGGCCGTGGTCGTCTCACTGCCCGTCAGATCGAGGCTGCACGTCGTGCCCTCACCCGTCACGTGAAGCGTGGCGGCAAGATCTGGATCCGTGTGTTCCCGGATAAACCCGTTACCAAGAAGCCCCTGGAAGTACGTATGGGTAAAGGTAAGGGTGGCGTCGAGTACTGGGTAGCCCAGATTCAACCGGGCAAGGTCCTGTACGAGATCGAGGGTGTTTCCGAAGAGCTGGCGCGTGAGGCATTCGCCCTGGCCGCTGCAAAGCTGCCGCTCGCCACCTCCTTTGTTAAGCGGACGGTGATGTGA
- the rpmC gene encoding 50S ribosomal protein L29: protein MKANELREKSVQQLNEQLLGLLRDQFNLRMQKATGQLGQSHLLSQVKRDIARVKTVLNQQAGK from the coding sequence ATGAAAGCGAATGAACTTCGTGAAAAATCCGTACAGCAGCTGAACGAGCAACTGCTCGGCCTGCTGCGCGACCAGTTCAATCTGCGCATGCAGAAGGCAACTGGCCAGTTGGGGCAGTCTCACCTGCTCTCGCAAGTGAAGCGCGACATCGCTCGCGTGAAAACTGTGCTCAACCAGCAAGCAGGTAAGTAA
- the rpsQ gene encoding 30S ribosomal protein S17 produces the protein MAEAQKTVRTLTGRVVSDKMDKTITVLIERRVKHPIYGKYVKRSTKLHAHDETNQCRIGDKVTIRETRPLAKTKSWSLVEVVERAVEV, from the coding sequence ATGGCTGAAGCTCAGAAAACCGTCCGCACGCTGACCGGCCGCGTCGTCAGCGACAAGATGGACAAGACCATCACCGTTCTGATCGAGCGCCGCGTAAAGCACCCGATCTACGGTAAATACGTGAAGCGTTCGACCAAGCTGCACGCCCACGACGAAACCAACCAGTGCCGCATCGGCGACAAGGTCACCATTCGTGAGACCCGTCCGCTGGCCAAGACCAAATCCTGGTCCCTGGTGGAAGTCGTCGAACGTGCCGTGGAAGTCTAA